A single window of Caldimicrobium thiodismutans DNA harbors:
- the mfd gene encoding transcription-repair coupling factor encodes MHIFNILGKLENWKIIFKFEDKKMRFKRLSGVNPSFLGYYLGAEKVPDLDGYTLIALFPNQESAKDFLSVYKAFSQNRASFYPALGIPPFAEVFTLNEEERERLKVLWELPTLKVIALEIKSFLRRTISREQLKLNYLYLLPGEKIDRETLIEDIVRLGYERVGVVRSKGEFTSKGAVLDLFSPQNDYPTRIEFFGDEVISLKAFDPETQRRLGYLEELSILPARELFFPKDSQPLYEKILSYKDKLSEKRISELLQMVENKIILENPDFLLPLLWEDLKLLPENLGEKICFVLFEREKLLKEMEVFWDRIYNSAKKAKEKERLLVAEEKLYATIEEVTAFFDRYPTLEAFELPLADRDTLLFPLQKYEISREASRLEQAFNFLKEHLSAGREIFLFVQDEKNSRAILDGLRYRGIEDFDHLSILTGDLQDGFFFPDKGLVLTSDFELFGKRIFKKEEKQALKRVRGYFRKFEDLKPGDYVVHKLHGIGRFQGLISLKVDGFEGEFLQIEYEGGDKLYVPVTKLEELYPYVGVEEKIPQLDKLGKKTFLKKRKEVEKKLTEVVEEILRLYAERRTLKGFSIPVDNLSYAEFSQTFPYEETPDQLSAIEEVLEDLQSSKPMERLVVGDVGFGKTEVALRAIFVTARAGKQVACLTPTTLLAEQHYRNFKERLDSFGIKVGILSRLRSEGEQRAVLKALQEGEIQVVVGTHRLLSKDVQFKDLGLLVIDEEHRFGVRQKERLKQLKKAVKVLSLSATPIPRSLQLSLLGIFDLSLIETPPLGRKSIKTFLTPFDPEVIKAGLEEELSRGGQVYFVHPRIQGLTSLAKFLEKLMPSAHIEIVHGQMDSSQLERAIFNFLERKVDILVCTPIIGSGIDIPSANTIFINRADMFGLADIYQLRGRVGRGQETAYCYLLVPDLKGLTENAQKRLKALMKFVELGSGFKLSLSDLKIRGAGELLGINQSGHINKVGYELYLELLENTIRSLKGEEIEDWEPEVNIKVPAFIPSKYVPETEERLSLYRELVLIKSFSALEDFMDFLKDKYGALPKEAENLIKIYQLKLYMKSLKILSIEEKGRNLLFYIKDLYLLPKFRKASQNESYQLLKVKDEKERAILIYKVDGPFLDSALKICQTIKQ; translated from the coding sequence TTGCATATTTTTAATATACTGGGAAAACTTGAAAATTGGAAGATAATTTTTAAATTTGAGGATAAAAAGATGAGATTCAAAAGGCTCTCAGGGGTTAATCCCTCTTTTTTAGGGTATTATTTAGGGGCAGAGAAAGTGCCTGATCTTGATGGATATACTTTGATTGCCCTTTTTCCCAATCAAGAAAGTGCCAAGGACTTTTTATCTGTTTACAAGGCCTTTTCGCAGAATAGGGCATCTTTTTATCCTGCCTTAGGGATCCCTCCCTTTGCAGAAGTCTTTACCCTCAATGAAGAAGAAAGGGAACGCCTTAAGGTCCTGTGGGAGCTTCCTACTTTAAAGGTAATTGCCCTTGAGATCAAAAGTTTTCTCAGAAGAACCATTTCCAGAGAACAGCTTAAGCTAAATTATCTGTATCTTTTGCCAGGTGAAAAGATTGATCGTGAGACCTTGATTGAAGACATAGTAAGACTTGGTTATGAACGGGTAGGGGTGGTTAGAAGTAAAGGAGAGTTTACCTCTAAGGGAGCAGTTCTTGATCTCTTTTCTCCTCAGAATGATTATCCCACAAGAATTGAATTTTTTGGAGATGAGGTTATAAGCCTTAAAGCCTTTGATCCTGAAACTCAGAGGAGGCTTGGATATCTTGAGGAATTAAGTATCCTTCCCGCAAGGGAACTTTTTTTTCCAAAGGATTCCCAGCCTCTTTATGAAAAAATCTTAAGCTATAAGGATAAACTTTCTGAAAAAAGAATATCCGAACTTTTGCAAATGGTAGAAAATAAAATAATCCTTGAAAATCCTGACTTTCTTCTTCCCCTCCTTTGGGAAGATTTGAAACTTTTGCCTGAAAATCTCGGAGAAAAGATCTGTTTTGTCCTCTTTGAAAGAGAAAAACTCTTAAAAGAGATGGAAGTTTTTTGGGATAGAATCTATAATTCTGCCAAGAAGGCTAAGGAGAAAGAAAGGCTATTAGTGGCTGAGGAAAAACTTTATGCAACTATTGAAGAAGTAACGGCCTTTTTTGATAGATATCCAACTCTTGAGGCCTTTGAGCTTCCTCTGGCTGACAGAGATACCCTTTTATTTCCTTTGCAGAAATATGAAATTTCCCGGGAAGCTTCCCGGCTTGAACAGGCCTTTAATTTTCTTAAAGAACACCTTTCTGCAGGAAGAGAAATTTTTTTATTTGTGCAAGATGAAAAAAATTCCAGGGCTATTCTTGATGGTTTAAGATACAGGGGTATTGAGGATTTTGATCATTTGAGCATTCTTACAGGAGACCTCCAAGATGGTTTCTTTTTTCCAGATAAAGGACTTGTCCTTACCTCAGATTTTGAACTCTTTGGAAAGAGAATTTTTAAAAAAGAGGAAAAACAAGCCTTGAAACGGGTCAGGGGCTACTTTAGAAAGTTTGAGGACCTCAAACCCGGTGATTATGTGGTGCATAAGCTTCATGGTATAGGAAGGTTTCAGGGATTGATCTCACTTAAAGTGGATGGTTTTGAGGGGGAGTTTCTTCAGATTGAATATGAAGGGGGAGACAAACTTTATGTGCCTGTGACCAAACTTGAAGAACTCTATCCCTATGTGGGAGTGGAAGAAAAGATTCCCCAATTAGATAAACTGGGGAAAAAGACCTTTCTTAAAAAGAGAAAGGAAGTAGAAAAGAAATTAACTGAGGTGGTTGAAGAAATCCTGAGGCTCTATGCTGAAAGAAGAACCCTTAAGGGATTTTCTATTCCTGTGGATAATCTCTCCTATGCAGAATTTTCCCAGACCTTCCCCTATGAAGAGACCCCGGATCAGCTCTCAGCTATTGAAGAAGTCCTGGAGGATCTTCAAAGTTCAAAGCCAATGGAAAGGCTTGTGGTAGGAGATGTAGGCTTTGGAAAAACGGAGGTAGCTCTGAGGGCCATTTTTGTTACTGCAAGGGCAGGAAAACAAGTAGCTTGCCTTACTCCCACAACTCTTCTTGCTGAACAACATTACCGCAATTTTAAAGAAAGACTGGATTCCTTTGGTATAAAAGTGGGGATTCTCTCACGGTTAAGAAGTGAAGGAGAACAAAGGGCTGTTCTCAAAGCCTTGCAAGAAGGTGAGATTCAGGTAGTAGTTGGGACCCATAGACTTCTTTCTAAGGATGTCCAGTTCAAAGACCTTGGACTTCTTGTAATTGATGAAGAGCACCGCTTTGGAGTAAGGCAAAAGGAGCGTTTAAAACAACTTAAAAAGGCTGTAAAGGTTCTATCTCTTTCAGCTACTCCTATTCCCAGGAGCCTTCAATTAAGCCTTCTTGGAATTTTTGATCTTTCTTTGATTGAAACACCTCCTTTGGGAAGAAAAAGTATTAAGACCTTTCTTACCCCCTTTGATCCTGAAGTCATAAAAGCAGGCCTTGAGGAGGAGCTTTCAAGAGGAGGTCAGGTTTATTTCGTTCATCCACGCATTCAGGGTCTTACAAGCCTTGCAAAATTTCTTGAGAAACTTATGCCCTCAGCCCATATTGAGATTGTGCACGGTCAGATGGATTCATCTCAACTTGAAAGGGCTATCTTTAATTTTTTAGAGAGGAAGGTAGATATCCTTGTCTGCACCCCTATCATTGGGAGTGGAATTGATATTCCTTCAGCTAATACTATTTTTATCAATCGGGCAGACATGTTTGGACTTGCGGATATTTATCAACTTAGAGGAAGGGTAGGGCGGGGACAGGAAACAGCCTATTGTTATCTTCTTGTGCCAGATCTAAAAGGTTTAACAGAAAATGCTCAGAAGAGATTAAAGGCCCTTATGAAGTTTGTTGAACTTGGCTCAGGTTTTAAACTCTCTTTAAGTGATCTAAAGATAAGAGGTGCAGGGGAGCTTCTCGGAATAAATCAATCAGGACACATCAATAAAGTGGGCTATGAACTCTATCTGGAACTCCTTGAGAACACCATTCGTAGTTTAAAGGGGGAGGAGATTGAGGATTGGGAACCTGAGGTTAATATCAAGGTGCCAGCCTTTATTCCTTCTAAATATGTGCCAGAGACTGAAGAAAGATTGAGTCTCTATAGAGAACTTGTGCTCATTAAGTCCTTTTCAGCACTTGAGGATTTTATGGATTTTTTAAAGGATAAGTATGGAGCCCTACCAAAGGAGGCTGAAAATCTTATTAAGATTTATCAATTAAAACTTTATATGAAGAGCCTAAAAATTTTATCAATTGAGGAAAAGGGAAGAAATCTTCTTTTTTATATTAAAGATCTCTATCTTCTTCCGAAATTTAGAAAGGCTTCTCAGAATGAAAGTTATCAGCTTTTAAAAGTTAAGGATGAAAAGGAAAGGGCAATTTTAATCTATAAAGTGGACGGACCTTTTCTCGATTCTGCCTTAAAGATTTGTCAGACTATTAAGCAGTAG
- a CDS encoding ATP-dependent helicase: protein MRESKNYLQDLNPAQREAVETLYGPLLVIAGAGSGKTKTLVCRMAHLVEKGIPPEKILLLTFTRRAAKEMIERASLLLKRDFHKVTGGTFHSLCHTMLRQYGTLIGYSPNFTLLDRTDAEDLFNLLKTSLGLSDNKKRFPKKDTLANLYSKTLNQEKSLEELLDSEYPQFLEFLPEIQRLFVEYKIYKKEHQLMDYDDLLLNWLEILKNYPQIRDEMGKRFHFIMVDEYQDTNTLQGEIIKYMASTHQNVMVVGDDSQSIYRFRGANYRNIFDFPKIFPQTKIIKLEQNYRSTQPILDLANVIIANSKIKYTKTLFTLKKEGAKPVLFRAKDEAETSKFVVDKILELREKGIKLSQIAVLFRSAYHSYELEVELAKRGIPFVKYGGLKLLESAHIKDLLAFLKIILNPRDFLSWNRVLLLMEGIGPRTAEKIIQTLKREALPTSLNRILGLSPSHELKRWLELYTTIKPYEEESPSEILQKIWYFYEPLFQRIYSEDYHRRVKDLEGLFSLVLKYKSLDEFVSDLLLEPLEITELEGETLDEDPLILSTIHSAKGLEWHTVFILSLIEGRFPSLYSLKNTDDLEEERRLFYVAVTRAREKLFLLSPLMVYLPGEGKTFAKPSRFLTELPKTLYEEVNYTTPEEKSSHIKPVTENYMNTHYSTELSSTSSFKIGDFVKHPHFGEGEVLEVMGEKIKVNFISKGPTILHLKYTQLERLL, encoded by the coding sequence CCGAAGAGCAGCCAAAGAAATGATTGAAAGGGCAAGCCTCCTTTTAAAAAGGGACTTTCATAAAGTTACAGGTGGGACCTTTCACTCCCTCTGCCATACCATGCTCAGACAATATGGAACTCTGATAGGTTACAGCCCAAACTTTACTCTCTTAGATAGAACCGATGCCGAAGACCTCTTTAATCTTCTTAAAACAAGCCTTGGCTTAAGTGATAATAAAAAAAGGTTTCCTAAAAAGGATACCTTAGCAAACTTATACAGCAAGACCCTTAATCAGGAAAAATCCCTGGAAGAACTTCTTGACTCGGAATATCCACAATTCTTAGAGTTCTTACCTGAGATTCAAAGGCTTTTTGTAGAATACAAGATTTACAAAAAAGAACACCAACTTATGGATTACGACGATTTACTGCTTAATTGGCTTGAGATATTAAAAAATTATCCTCAAATCAGAGATGAGATGGGAAAAAGATTTCATTTCATTATGGTGGATGAGTATCAGGACACTAATACCCTACAAGGCGAGATTATAAAATATATGGCCTCTACCCATCAAAATGTTATGGTTGTAGGGGATGATTCACAAAGTATCTATCGGTTCAGAGGAGCTAATTATCGGAATATTTTTGATTTCCCTAAAATTTTCCCCCAAACCAAAATTATCAAGCTTGAACAAAATTATAGAAGCACCCAACCTATTCTTGATCTTGCAAATGTCATTATTGCTAATTCTAAAATAAAATATACCAAAACCCTCTTTACCCTTAAAAAAGAGGGAGCAAAACCTGTGCTTTTCAGAGCCAAGGATGAAGCAGAAACAAGCAAATTTGTGGTTGATAAGATTTTAGAACTGAGAGAAAAGGGAATTAAACTCTCTCAAATAGCGGTTTTATTTCGCTCAGCCTATCACTCTTACGAACTTGAGGTGGAACTTGCTAAACGGGGCATACCCTTTGTTAAATATGGAGGCTTAAAACTTCTTGAGTCTGCTCATATAAAGGATCTCCTTGCCTTTTTAAAAATTATATTAAATCCTCGGGATTTTCTTTCCTGGAACCGGGTGCTTCTTCTTATGGAGGGAATTGGCCCTCGCACTGCAGAAAAAATTATTCAGACCCTGAAAAGAGAAGCTTTACCCACCTCATTAAATCGAATTCTGGGACTTAGCCCTTCTCACGAGCTCAAAAGATGGCTTGAATTATATACTACCATAAAGCCCTATGAAGAAGAAAGCCCCTCCGAGATTTTGCAAAAAATCTGGTATTTTTATGAACCCCTATTTCAACGCATCTATTCTGAGGACTATCATAGAAGAGTAAAAGATTTAGAGGGGCTCTTTTCCTTAGTCCTTAAATACAAAAGCCTTGATGAGTTTGTATCTGATCTCCTTCTTGAACCCCTTGAAATTACTGAATTAGAGGGTGAGACCTTAGATGAGGATCCCCTTATTTTATCTACCATTCATTCTGCCAAAGGCTTGGAATGGCATACAGTCTTTATCCTCTCTTTAATTGAAGGTAGATTTCCCTCGCTATATAGTCTAAAAAATACCGATGACCTTGAAGAGGAAAGAAGGCTCTTCTATGTTGCGGTAACCAGAGCCAGAGAAAAACTCTTTCTTCTCTCCCCCCTTATGGTTTATTTGCCCGGAGAAGGGAAAACCTTTGCTAAACCCTCCAGATTTTTAACCGAGCTTCCAAAGACCCTATATGAGGAGGTCAATTATACTACCCCTGAGGAAAAAAGCTCCCATATCAAACCTGTTACAGAAAACTATATGAATACTCATTATTCAACTGAGCTTTCCTCAACAAGCTCTTTTAAAATCGGAGACTTTGTTAAACACCCTCATTTTGGAGAAGGAGAGGTTCTTGAAGTAATGGGAGAAAAAATTAAGGTCAATTTTATCAGTAAAGGGCCAACTATTTTGCATCTTAAATATACTCAACTTGAGAGGCTTCTATGA